Genomic segment of Syntrophorhabdaceae bacterium:
CTCTGGCCCTTTGATCCTGGTTTCATCAAGGATAACTCTCACGGTTTTGCGCTGTTGGTCCTCACCATAATTCTGTTCGTTGCCAGCCTTCTGGTCCAGTGCAAGAAGGAAGAGTCCGTCCTCAAAGCAGAATAACCCAATGAGAACCGATGTGAACAGCACGGCCGGTCAGAAATGGTCCCTTCCTGATTACATTGCGCTCACCGTCCTTGTTGCGGCGGCTGCCGTTCTCTTGTTCTCCGGCCTTTCGGTGCGCTCGCTGTGGGGTTCCGAAGGACGATGGGCCGTCATTGCCCGGGAGATGATGCAGACGGGCAACTACTTCCTCCCCACCATCAACGGCATTGTGTACTTTGACAAACCGCTCCTGAGCTATTGGGCCATTGTTCCTTTCTCCCTCATTTGGGGTGTTACCGAGACTTCTGCCCGTCTCCCCGGTGTCCTGGCTGGAATAGGGACGGTAGCCCTTGTCTTCGCCATCGGCAGGGGTCTTTTCGGTCTCGCGGCGGGGTTCTTCGCCGGCCTTATCCTTTTGACCACGGCCATGTTCGGTTTCTGGTCGAGAACGGCATCGGCGGAGGTGCTCAACGTTCTGGCCATATGGTCCATGCTGTGGCTCGTGCAAGGAAAAGATCGTAAGCGCCCCTTTACCAGGTACATGTTCTTTTACCTTGTGGGCGCGGTATCTTCCTTCTGTAAAGGACCGCTGGCGCCTGCCGTTGCCGTAACAACGGTCTTCGCGGTGAGCTGTGTGGAGATATTCGATGAATCGCGTCGGCACGGGTTCAAGGAGATGGGAAGGAAGGTGAGCGCCCACTTTGGTTGGATACTCTCTCCAAAAGGTGTTCTCGCGGCAGCCTGCGGACTCGCCCTCTTTGCCCTGCTCCTTTTTTTACCGGTTATCATGACGGGGTCGTGGGAGGCGGTGACGCTGATGTGGCGTGAGAATGTGGTGAGATTCCTGGAGCCTTTCGACCACGTCGAACCCTTTTATGTCTATTTCAAACACACGCCGGTATTCCTCATCCCCTGGACGTTTCTTGCCGTCGGGGCGCTCGTCCACATGAAGAAATGGGAGGGGGGTCCGGAAAGACGCTGGCTTGCGACTGTGACAGTCGCCGTCTTTCTCTTCTTTACCCTTTCCGGTTCGAGGAGGAGCTACTATATATTGCCTCTGGTTCCCGCATTTGCGCTGATCATGGGAAGGTCCCTTGCCGGATTTCTGAGTAACGATGGGGAGGGCACCTCGGTCGCGATGAAGGCGGGCCTTGTCGTCACGGCGTTCTTTCCGGTCATTGCGGGATTGGCCCTGGTTTTCGGTTACTTTGGATTCGAGGAATACCGACATGTTTCCGAGATAGTTGCCGGGCCCCTGATCGCCGCGGCCGGGGTGGCGGCGCTGATATTTCTGTTTAAGAGAATGTTCCTGCCGGGATCGGTCCTCGTGTTCCTGCTCTTTTTCACACTCCTCCTATGGGGGTTTACCGCGGGGACTTTAATAGGGGAGAGGGACAGGGTCCTGAAGCCCTTCGCCCTTAAGGTATCAGAGAAGACACGCGGAGAAGCACGCGACAGGACTGCCATGTACGGGGTGGCGAATTCGTCCCTCATTTTCTATCTCGACAGGACAGAGCCCGTGAAGACCTTGAAGAATGTCGCCGAGACCTGTTCCTTCACCGCGGACTCCGGCAGGTATCTTATCACCGAAGAGATCTTCGTGGAGAGCATTGAAAAGGAATGCGGCCGGGGCAGGCTCGTCAGGATATTAAGCGAATCGCCGGATGACCCGGAAGGACAGCGGGAGGGTCTTGTTCTTTTTCATACGGCCAAAGGGCCCTGAAACCCCTTCCAGCAAGCGTAAATCTTAAAGTTTTGCTTGACTTAGAGCAGCAAATATATTAACTTAGACAAATTTTTTTAAGGGTGAAAATGGTTATGAAGACATATTTTCCAAAAGAAGGTGAAGTTTCGAACGACTGGTACGTAATGAATGCCGACGGCGCCGTATTAGGA
This window contains:
- a CDS encoding glycosyltransferase family 39 protein, whose amino-acid sequence is MRTDVNSTAGQKWSLPDYIALTVLVAAAAVLLFSGLSVRSLWGSEGRWAVIAREMMQTGNYFLPTINGIVYFDKPLLSYWAIVPFSLIWGVTETSARLPGVLAGIGTVALVFAIGRGLFGLAAGFFAGLILLTTAMFGFWSRTASAEVLNVLAIWSMLWLVQGKDRKRPFTRYMFFYLVGAVSSFCKGPLAPAVAVTTVFAVSCVEIFDESRRHGFKEMGRKVSAHFGWILSPKGVLAAACGLALFALLLFLPVIMTGSWEAVTLMWRENVVRFLEPFDHVEPFYVYFKHTPVFLIPWTFLAVGALVHMKKWEGGPERRWLATVTVAVFLFFTLSGSRRSYYILPLVPAFALIMGRSLAGFLSNDGEGTSVAMKAGLVVTAFFPVIAGLALVFGYFGFEEYRHVSEIVAGPLIAAAGVAALIFLFKRMFLPGSVLVFLLFFTLLLWGFTAGTLIGERDRVLKPFALKVSEKTRGEARDRTAMYGVANSSLIFYLDRTEPVKTLKNVAETCSFTADSGRYLITEEIFVESIEKECGRGRLVRILSESPDDPEGQREGLVLFHTAKGP